In Nitrospira sp., the following are encoded in one genomic region:
- a CDS encoding helix-turn-helix domain-containing protein, which produces MNNLLTMDEAAKYLGISKLTLYGWVSARKLGYVKIGRLVKFKKTQLDAWIDQHTITPRRDSHGTH; this is translated from the coding sequence ATGAATAACCTTTTGACAATGGATGAAGCCGCGAAGTATTTAGGCATATCCAAATTGACCCTGTACGGATGGGTCTCCGCGAGGAAACTGGGGTACGTCAAAATCGGACGGCTGGTGAAATTTAAGAAAACTCAGCTGGATGCCTGGATCGATCAGCATACGATCACACCACGGAGAGACAGCCATGGGACTCACTAA